A stretch of the Mycobacterium sp. ITM-2016-00317 genome encodes the following:
- a CDS encoding DUF1844 domain-containing protein: MTDTSDIPESGAAADGPNVRELATIPAVEVITRSAVMLMSAAAEKLGLSDADPEDSPHLDLDEARRLITALAGLVTASVEYLGPHAGPVRDGLKTLQLAFREASAAPDEPGHGPGEKYTGPVW, translated from the coding sequence ATGACCGATACCTCCGACATCCCCGAATCCGGCGCCGCCGCCGACGGCCCGAACGTTCGCGAACTGGCGACGATACCCGCGGTCGAGGTGATCACCAGGTCGGCCGTGATGCTGATGAGTGCGGCCGCAGAGAAGCTCGGCCTGTCCGACGCCGACCCCGAAGACAGCCCGCACCTGGACCTCGACGAGGCCCGGCGCCTGATCACCGCACTCGCCGGCCTCGTCACCGCGTCGGTCGAGTACCTGGGCCCGCACGCGGGCCCGGTCCGTGACGGTCTCAAAACCCTGCAGCTGGCGTTCCGCGAGGCCAGCGCGGCTCCGGACGAGCCCGGTCACGGTCCGGGAGAGAAATACACCGGGCCGGTCTGGTAG
- the infC gene encoding translation initiation factor IF-3, with the protein MSTETRVNERIRVPEVRLIGPGGEQVGIVRIEDALRVAADADLDLVEVAPDAKPPVCKIMDYGKFKYETAQKARESRKNQQQTVVKEQKLRPKIDPHDYETKKGHVIRFLEAGSKVKVTIMFRGREQSRPELGFRLLQRLGADVADYGFIETSAKQDGRNMTMVLAPHRGAKTRAKAAHDADEPLARRSPGTDEPVARRGSGTDTQAAPPAGAPTDTPKN; encoded by the coding sequence ATCAGCACTGAGACCCGCGTCAACGAGCGCATTCGCGTACCTGAAGTCCGGCTGATCGGACCTGGCGGTGAGCAGGTAGGCATCGTGCGCATCGAAGATGCACTCCGCGTCGCCGCCGATGCCGATCTCGATCTTGTCGAAGTAGCCCCCGACGCCAAGCCGCCGGTGTGCAAGATCATGGACTACGGCAAGTTCAAGTACGAGACGGCACAGAAGGCGCGTGAGTCTCGCAAGAACCAGCAGCAGACCGTCGTCAAGGAACAGAAGCTGCGTCCCAAGATCGACCCGCACGATTACGAGACCAAGAAGGGTCACGTCATCCGCTTCCTCGAAGCCGGGTCCAAGGTCAAGGTGACGATCATGTTCCGCGGACGCGAGCAGTCGCGACCCGAACTGGGTTTCCGACTCCTGCAACGCCTGGGCGCCGATGTCGCCGATTACGGCTTCATCGAGACGTCCGCGAAGCAGGACGGCCGCAACATGACGATGGTGCTGGCGCCGCACCGCGGCGCGAAGACTCGCGCGAAGGCGGCGCACGACGCCGATGAGCCGCTGGCGCGACGATCTCCTGGCACCGATGAGCCCGTCGCGCGAAGAGGATCTGGCACCGACACCCAGGCTGCGCCGCCTGCCGGCGCACCGACCGACACACCGAAGAACTGA
- the rpmI gene encoding 50S ribosomal protein L35, whose protein sequence is MPKAKTHSGASKRFRRTGTGKIVRQKANRRHLLEHKASKRTRRLDGRTTVSANDSTRVAKMLNG, encoded by the coding sequence ATGCCCAAGGCGAAGACCCACAGCGGCGCTTCGAAGCGGTTCCGTCGCACCGGAACCGGCAAGATCGTCCGTCAGAAGGCCAACCGTAGGCACCTGCTCGAGCACAAGGCGTCCAAGCGCACCCGTCGGCTCGACGGCCGCACCACGGTGTCGGCGAACGACTCCACGCGCGTCGCGAAGATGCTCAACGGCTAG
- the rplT gene encoding 50S ribosomal protein L20, which produces MARVKRALNAQKKRRTVLKASKGYRGQRSRLYRKAKEQQLHSLTYAYRDRKARKGDFRKLWITRINAAARANGITYNRLIQGLKAAGVEVDRKNLAEIAVSDPAAFTALVEIARAALPEDVNAPSGEAA; this is translated from the coding sequence ATGGCACGCGTGAAGCGCGCACTCAACGCGCAGAAGAAGCGGCGCACTGTACTGAAGGCCTCGAAGGGCTACCGCGGCCAGCGGTCCCGGCTGTACCGCAAGGCCAAAGAGCAGCAGCTGCATTCGCTGACCTACGCCTACCGTGACCGCAAGGCACGCAAGGGTGACTTCCGCAAGTTGTGGATCACCCGCATCAATGCCGCCGCCCGCGCCAACGGCATCACGTACAACCGGCTGATCCAGGGCCTCAAGGCCGCCGGCGTGGAGGTCGATCGCAAGAACCTCGCCGAGATCGCCGTCAGCGACCCGGCCGCCTTCACCGCGCTGGTCGAGATCGCCAGGGCCGCGCTGCCCGAGGATGTCAACGCTCCCTCGGGCGAGGCTGCCTGA
- a CDS encoding RNA methyltransferase yields MAAAVKLHRHTGRRRAARFLAEGPNLVEAALRRGLVHEVFATESAAERFAALLEAAPVHLVSDKAAKALSDTVTPVGLVAVCAMPEIGLDDILSRNPTLVAVPVGISEPGNAGTIIRVADAMGADAVVLAGDSVDPYNGKCLRASAGSIFNIPVLSAPDAVAAVSAIRDAGLQVLATTLDAAVSLEDVALDTPTAWLFGPEAHGLPSEVVDMATTRVRIPMAGGAESLNVATAAAICLYQSFRSK; encoded by the coding sequence GTGGCGGCGGCAGTCAAACTGCACCGCCACACCGGGCGCCGCCGCGCCGCACGCTTCCTCGCCGAAGGTCCCAACCTGGTCGAGGCCGCGTTGCGGCGCGGTCTCGTTCACGAGGTCTTCGCCACCGAGAGCGCCGCAGAGAGATTCGCCGCGCTGCTCGAGGCGGCCCCGGTGCATCTGGTGTCGGACAAGGCGGCAAAAGCGTTGTCCGACACCGTGACGCCGGTCGGCTTGGTCGCCGTGTGTGCGATGCCCGAGATCGGGCTCGACGACATTCTCTCGCGAAACCCGACGTTGGTCGCGGTGCCGGTGGGTATCTCCGAACCGGGCAACGCCGGCACGATCATCCGGGTGGCCGACGCGATGGGCGCCGACGCCGTGGTGCTCGCCGGTGACAGCGTCGACCCGTACAACGGGAAATGCCTGCGCGCGTCGGCGGGCAGCATCTTCAACATCCCGGTGCTCAGCGCACCCGATGCCGTGGCTGCCGTCTCCGCGATCAGAGACGCGGGGCTGCAGGTGTTGGCGACCACGCTCGACGCCGCTGTCAGCCTCGAGGACGTCGCCCTGGATACGCCGACCGCGTGGCTGTTCGGGCCGGAGGCGCACGGACTGCCGAGCGAGGTGGTGGACATGGCCACCACACGGGTGCGGATCCCGATGGCCGGAGGGGCCGAAAGCCTCAACGTCGCGACGGCAGCGGCGATCTGCCTCTATCAGAGCTTCCGTAGCAAGTAA